The Deinococcus detaillensis genomic sequence GGCTGCATTCCACCTTGGGTTATGTCTGTCCCTGGGCTAAGCTGGTTGAGACGGCAAAGGCTCGCAACGCCGCTTGAAGGATTTCCTGGAGCATTACCATCCCACCTTCAGCAGGAGGTCCGCCTGCTCAGGTGTCTCGATGCCCTCCGCGACTGTCGGAAGTCCAAGGGCGCTGACGAGCGTCACGATCCCGCGCACCACCTCCAGCGCCCTCTTCCCAGCAGGCGTGTCCTCGCCGATCGGCGCAGTAAAGCTCCGATCGATCTTCACCACCTGCACCGGCAGATTCGTCAACGCCGCCAGGCTGCTGTAGCCGTTCCCGAAGTCGTCGAGGGCTGTTTGCACCCCCAGCGCGTTGATCTCCTTTAAGACGGCGGCGAAGCGTGGTTCCAGCATGCTGCTCTCCGTGAGTTCCAGCAGGACTCGCTGGGGCTCGACGCCGCTCTCCATCAGAATCCACCGCAGGTGCTCCGTGAAATCCAGCTGCCGGATTTCCAAAGCACTGACATTCACCGAGACCTTCTGGAGCCGCCCTGTTTTTGCAGCATTGACCGCCTGCCGAAGTACCCAGCGGCCGATCGGCACGATCAGCCCAGAGGTCTCAGCCAGCGGGATGAAATCCCGCGGGCTGACGATTCCGGAAGGCCTGATCCAGCGCAGAAGCGCCTCGTGCGCCACCACAGCCTGACTCCCGGCCTGCACGATCGGCTGGAAGTACAGCTGCAACTCATCTTGTTCGAGTGCCCGGTGCAGCGCGGTCAGGCGCTCCACCTGAAGGGTGGTCCGCTGATCTTCTTGCCGCTGAAAGGCCGCGTGGCCTCCCCCAGCCCGCTTGACCCGGTACATGGCCGCGTCCGCATGGCCCAGCAGGGCGTCCAGTTCCTTTGCGTCGTCCGGATACACACTCAAGCCCAGACTCCAGTGGACGAACACCTCCTGATCTCCAAGCAGGAACGGAACCGCGAAACTGTCTTCCAGGCGCTTGGTCACCAGGGCGATGTCCGCGACCGAGCGAACATCGGCGAGCAGCAGCACGAACTCGTCTCCGCTCATCCGGGCCACCACGTCGCTGGTCGCCGTGGCTTCTTTGAGTCGGCGCGCGATGTCTTTGAGGAGACGGTCCCCTTCAGCATGCCCGAAGGTATCGTTGATCAGCTTGAAGCGGTCGAGGTCCAGAAGGCCCACCACCACTTTCTCCCCGGAGACGTCGGCGCGCCGGCAGGCTTCAGTGAGTTGCTGGCGGAACTGCACCCGGTTCGGGAGACCCGTGAGCGCGTCGTTCATCGCCACGTGGCTCAGCTCATGCAGGGCCTGGCGCAACTTCAGCTCGGCCATCGCCATCTGTGCGAAGGACGCGAGGATCTCCTGTTCTTTCTCGCCGAACTCCCGAGGTTCCGTTCCGATGACGCAGAAGGTGCCGAGCTTGTGCCCATCAGGCGTGATCAGGGGCGCACCCGCGTAAGACCGGATATGTGGCTCGCCCAGCACGTTGGGATACGTGCGAAATTGCTCGTGCTGGGTGGCGTCGGGGACGACCATCACGCCATCCTGGGCAATGGCGACTGAACAGAACGACTCGCTACGCGGCCCCTCAAACGTTGGAAAGCCGTAATTGGCCTTGAACCACTGCCGGTCCTCGTCAACGAAACTGACCAGCGCCATGGGCATGTCAAAGACGCGGACGGCCAGCTCCACCAGATGGTCGAACTGCGGCTCCGGGGGCGTGTCGAGGACGGCAAAGCGG encodes the following:
- a CDS encoding putative bifunctional diguanylate cyclase/phosphodiesterase, encoding MIPTRGTDPTGSTEVALSTAEQSRLAALHRFAVLDTPPEPQFDHLVELAVRVFDMPMALVSFVDEDRQWFKANYGFPTFEGPRSESFCSVAIAQDGVMVVPDATQHEQFRTYPNVLGEPHIRSYAGAPLITPDGHKLGTFCVIGTEPREFGEKEQEILASFAQMAMAELKLRQALHELSHVAMNDALTGLPNRVQFRQQLTEACRRADVSGEKVVVGLLDLDRFKLINDTFGHAEGDRLLKDIARRLKEATATSDVVARMSGDEFVLLLADVRSVADIALVTKRLEDSFAVPFLLGDQEVFVHWSLGLSVYPDDAKELDALLGHADAAMYRVKRAGGGHAAFQRQEDQRTTLQVERLTALHRALEQDELQLYFQPIVQAGSQAVVAHEALLRWIRPSGIVSPRDFIPLAETSGLIVPIGRWVLRQAVNAAKTGRLQKVSVNVSALEIRQLDFTEHLRWILMESGVEPQRVLLELTESSMLEPRFAAVLKEINALGVQTALDDFGNGYSSLAALTNLPVQVVKIDRSFTAPIGEDTPAGKRALEVVRGIVTLVSALGLPTVAEGIETPEQADLLLKVGW